One stretch of Streptomyces sp. NBC_01142 DNA includes these proteins:
- a CDS encoding TetR/AcrR family transcriptional regulator, producing the protein MTRTRLTPEREAELYEAVLDLLREVGYDAVTMDAVAARTRSSKATLYRQWRSKPELVAKALRHNKPVSVADIDTGTLRGDFHTMLDRTDDCQMEKDSALMRGLAQAIHGNPDLHEALRELLIEPEITGLDVLLRRAVDRDEVGADNPALKYVPHMLVGAFVARQLIEDRTPDRTFLTDYLDAVVLPALGV; encoded by the coding sequence ATGACGCGCACCCGGCTCACACCCGAGCGCGAGGCAGAGCTGTACGAAGCCGTGCTCGACCTGCTTCGCGAGGTCGGCTACGACGCCGTGACCATGGACGCCGTCGCCGCCCGCACCCGATCGAGCAAGGCCACGCTCTACCGCCAGTGGCGGAGCAAACCGGAGCTGGTCGCCAAGGCGCTGAGGCACAACAAGCCGGTGAGTGTCGCCGACATCGACACCGGCACCCTGCGTGGTGACTTCCACACAATGCTGGACCGCACCGACGACTGTCAGATGGAGAAGGACTCCGCGCTGATGCGGGGTCTGGCCCAGGCCATCCACGGAAACCCCGATCTCCACGAAGCCCTGCGGGAGCTGCTGATAGAGCCCGAGATCACCGGACTCGACGTGCTGTTGCGGCGGGCCGTGGACCGGGACGAGGTCGGCGCGGACAACCCCGCGCTGAAATACGTCCCGCACATGCTGGTCGGCGCCTTCGTCGCCCGGCAGCTGATCGAGGACCGGACCCCCGACCGGACCTTCCTCACCGACTACCTGGACGCAGTGGTGCTCCCCGCCCTCGGCGTCTGA
- a CDS encoding S41 family peptidase translates to MSTDVAYLRFPHLHEDLLCFAAEDDLWVAPLVPEGHRPGRAWRITVDRTRIGHPRFSPDGRQIAYTTWRSLDPEIHLAPVDGGPARRLSYWGSTDTRVCGWTPDGHILAVSSHGQPFSYFSWAYTVPTDGHPGGKLPWGPVADIAVTDLNGSSSRPADDSPPGDDSQSGDSSRPADSGTERRTLLLTGKPPHEPAAWKRYRGGATGRLWLHGKRLLPDLNGHLDCPMFVSGRIAFLSDHEGIGNLYSCLPDGTGLLRHTDHDDFYARHASSDGRRVVYQCAGELWIVDDLTVPDAAPRKLEVRLGGPRAGRRTYQVPAANHVDAISVDTTGRASAVNVRGSLYWLTHRDGPARTIADTPGVRVRQPEMLGSGGQVAYVTDADGEDAVEIAYLPRASGEREPRRLASGELGHVQELVSDPDGERIAIASHDGRLLLIDATEESDGDVTELIRSINGPVRDLAFSPDGGWLTWSQPGIGRSLRQIKMARIADRTIVDVTNGRFEDENPVFTRDGRYLAFLSWRGFDPVYDVHTGDLSFPLGCRPYLLPLSSATPSPFALSPDGRPAAGGLDPLDDSEEGTAVTVEIEGLESRVTPFPVSASKYSALHPVSGGGLVWLRWPISGALGETFANPADTSGRPTLEHFDITKARKTELMGHLDWFSVSRDGTRLVVVDDGELRAVPATESGDSDSTVYLDLRRILHDVDPASEWRQAYGEAGRIIRAYFWEPGMCGIDWDAVLAQYRPLVERVASPDEFADLLREVLGELGTSHAYVSPARRNEGPPHYQRPMGLLGANLVCRDGSWMVSRILPGESSDSKARSPLAGTGIREGAVLTHVDGRPVDPVTGPYPMLAAAGGTTVELTFHPTEGEGPARRVAVIPLIDERPLRYQDWVAKRREVVRELSGGKCGYLHIPDMGGSGWAQFNRDLRLEVSRPALIVDVRGNAGGHISELVVEKLTRKILGWDLTRNAQPVSYASNAPRGPVVALADEATSSDGDMITAAFKLLGLGPVVGCRTWGGVVGMTGRHRLGDGTVITVPMNAAWFDAYGWSIENHGVEPDLDALRTPLDWAEGRHTEMDDAIHLALDLLRTHSPAMPPDYSDAPNLRRPKLPPRGA, encoded by the coding sequence GTGAGTACCGACGTCGCGTATCTCCGTTTTCCGCATCTGCACGAAGACTTGCTGTGCTTCGCCGCCGAGGACGATCTCTGGGTCGCCCCTCTGGTGCCGGAGGGGCACCGCCCGGGGCGCGCCTGGCGTATCACCGTCGACCGGACCAGGATCGGCCATCCACGCTTCTCCCCCGACGGCCGCCAGATCGCCTACACGACCTGGCGCAGCCTCGACCCGGAGATCCATCTCGCACCGGTCGACGGCGGGCCGGCCCGCCGGCTGAGCTACTGGGGCTCGACCGACACCCGGGTCTGCGGCTGGACTCCGGACGGCCATATCCTCGCCGTCTCCTCGCACGGCCAGCCCTTCTCGTACTTCTCCTGGGCCTACACCGTCCCGACCGACGGCCACCCCGGCGGAAAGCTGCCCTGGGGGCCGGTCGCCGACATCGCCGTCACGGACCTCAACGGCAGCTCCTCCCGGCCCGCAGACGACTCCCCGCCAGGAGACGACTCCCAGTCCGGCGACTCCTCCCGGCCCGCCGACTCCGGGACAGAACGCCGCACCCTGCTGCTCACCGGCAAGCCCCCGCACGAACCGGCCGCGTGGAAGCGCTACCGGGGCGGGGCGACGGGCCGGCTGTGGCTGCACGGCAAGCGACTGCTCCCCGACCTGAACGGCCATCTGGACTGCCCGATGTTCGTCTCGGGGCGGATCGCGTTCCTCTCGGACCACGAAGGCATCGGCAATCTCTACTCCTGCCTGCCCGACGGGACCGGCCTCCTGCGCCACACCGACCATGACGACTTCTATGCCCGGCACGCCTCGAGCGACGGTCGCAGGGTCGTGTACCAGTGCGCCGGCGAGTTGTGGATCGTCGACGACCTGACCGTCCCGGACGCGGCGCCGCGCAAGCTGGAGGTACGGCTCGGGGGCCCGCGCGCCGGACGCCGCACCTACCAGGTGCCCGCCGCCAATCACGTCGACGCGATCTCGGTCGACACGACGGGGCGGGCCAGCGCCGTCAACGTACGCGGCAGCCTGTACTGGCTGACGCACCGCGACGGCCCGGCCCGCACGATCGCGGACACCCCGGGCGTACGGGTCCGGCAGCCCGAGATGCTCGGCAGCGGCGGCCAGGTCGCCTATGTCACGGACGCGGACGGCGAAGACGCCGTGGAGATCGCCTATCTGCCGCGCGCAAGCGGCGAACGGGAGCCGCGGCGGCTGGCCTCCGGAGAGCTGGGCCACGTCCAGGAGCTGGTCTCCGACCCGGACGGGGAACGGATCGCCATCGCCTCGCACGACGGGCGGCTGCTGCTCATCGACGCGACCGAGGAGTCCGACGGGGACGTCACGGAGCTGATCCGCTCCATCAACGGCCCCGTCCGCGACCTGGCCTTCTCACCGGACGGCGGGTGGCTCACCTGGTCGCAGCCCGGCATCGGCCGCTCGCTGCGCCAGATCAAGATGGCCCGGATCGCCGACCGTACGATCGTGGATGTCACCAACGGCCGCTTCGAGGACGAGAATCCGGTCTTCACCCGGGACGGCCGCTATCTCGCCTTCCTTTCCTGGCGGGGCTTCGACCCCGTGTACGACGTGCACACCGGGGACCTGTCCTTCCCGCTGGGCTGCCGCCCCTATCTGCTGCCGCTGTCCTCCGCGACGCCCTCCCCGTTCGCACTGTCGCCGGACGGACGGCCGGCGGCGGGCGGACTCGACCCGCTGGACGACTCCGAGGAGGGTACGGCGGTGACGGTCGAGATCGAGGGCCTGGAGAGCAGGGTGACGCCGTTCCCCGTGTCCGCCTCCAAGTACTCGGCACTCCATCCGGTCAGCGGCGGCGGTCTGGTCTGGCTGCGCTGGCCGATCTCCGGTGCGCTCGGCGAGACCTTCGCCAACCCTGCGGACACCTCCGGCCGCCCCACGCTGGAACACTTCGACATCACCAAGGCGCGCAAGACCGAACTGATGGGCCATCTGGACTGGTTCTCGGTGAGCCGCGACGGCACCCGGCTGGTGGTCGTGGACGACGGGGAGCTGCGCGCCGTCCCGGCCACGGAGTCGGGCGACAGCGACTCGACGGTCTATCTGGACCTGCGCCGGATCCTGCACGACGTCGACCCGGCGTCCGAATGGCGTCAGGCGTACGGGGAGGCGGGCCGCATCATCCGCGCGTACTTCTGGGAGCCGGGGATGTGCGGCATCGACTGGGACGCGGTGCTCGCGCAGTACCGTCCGCTGGTCGAACGGGTCGCGTCGCCTGACGAGTTCGCGGATCTGCTGCGCGAGGTGCTGGGCGAACTGGGCACGTCCCACGCGTACGTCAGCCCGGCCCGGCGCAACGAAGGGCCGCCGCACTACCAGCGGCCGATGGGCCTGCTGGGCGCGAATCTGGTCTGCCGCGACGGGAGTTGGATGGTCTCCCGGATCCTGCCCGGCGAATCGTCCGACTCCAAGGCGCGCTCGCCGCTGGCCGGTACGGGCATCCGCGAGGGCGCGGTGCTCACGCATGTGGACGGCCGTCCGGTGGACCCGGTGACCGGTCCCTACCCGATGCTCGCTGCGGCGGGCGGCACGACGGTCGAGCTCACCTTCCATCCGACGGAGGGCGAAGGGCCCGCCCGCCGGGTCGCGGTGATCCCCCTGATCGACGAGCGGCCGCTGCGGTACCAGGACTGGGTGGCCAAACGCCGGGAGGTCGTACGGGAGTTGAGCGGCGGCAAATGCGGCTACCTGCACATCCCGGACATGGGCGGTTCGGGCTGGGCCCAGTTCAACCGCGATCTGCGCCTCGAAGTGTCCCGGCCGGCGCTGATCGTGGACGTACGGGGCAATGCGGGAGGCCACATCAGCGAGCTGGTGGTGGAGAAGCTCACCCGCAAGATCCTGGGCTGGGACCTGACGCGCAACGCCCAGCCCGTCTCGTACGCCTCCAACGCGCCACGCGGCCCGGTGGTCGCGCTGGCCGACGAGGCGACGTCCTCGGACGGCGACATGATCACGGCGGCATTCAAACTCCTGGGCCTGGGCCCGGTGGTGGGCTGCCGGACGTGGGGCGGGGTGGTGGGGATGACGGGCCGCCACCGCCTGGGAGACGGCACGGTGATCACGGTCCCGATGAACGCGGCGTGGTTCGACGCGTACGGCTGGTCGATCGAGAACCACGGCGTGGAACCGGACCTGGACGCGCTGCGCACTCCCCTGGACTGGGCGGAGGGCCGCCACACCGAGATGGACGACGCGATCCACCTGGCCCTGGACCTCCTGAGAACGCACTCCCCGGCTATGCCCCCGGACTACAGCGACGCCCCGAACCTCCGCCGCCCGAAGCTCCCGCCCCGGGGTGCGTGA
- a CDS encoding ricin-type beta-trefoil lectin domain protein, with protein MRKSSKIRAAMVMVSVPVIVAAVSTPASASSNITWRNKATGACLRVWNNTAVDTDAQGLLHCFHPQKYVSDKWDDSQSGLENPNGAWKITTNNTFFSGRCLASWYADESGLGKVLIEPCDKPANYYQQWYENWTGDGMQIVNRQTGLCLDSDAKGRVYTNKCDGGDWQVWK; from the coding sequence ATGCGCAAGTCTTCGAAAATTCGCGCCGCGATGGTGATGGTATCGGTGCCGGTGATTGTGGCGGCCGTCTCCACGCCTGCATCGGCATCGTCCAACATTACCTGGCGCAACAAGGCCACAGGTGCTTGCCTTAGGGTCTGGAACAACACTGCTGTCGACACCGACGCCCAGGGTCTGTTGCACTGTTTCCACCCGCAAAAGTATGTAAGCGATAAATGGGATGACTCGCAGAGTGGTCTCGAGAATCCGAACGGCGCCTGGAAGATCACGACCAACAATACGTTTTTCTCCGGCCGCTGCCTGGCTAGCTGGTATGCCGACGAGAGCGGGCTTGGTAAGGTCCTTATCGAGCCCTGTGACAAGCCGGCCAACTATTACCAGCAGTGGTATGAGAATTGGACGGGTGACGGCATGCAGATCGTAAACCGGCAGACCGGCCTGTGTCTCGACAGTGATGCCAAGGGCCGTGTCTACACCAACAAGTGCGATGGTGGGGACTGGCAGGTCTGGAAGTAA
- a CDS encoding recombinase family protein, producing MLDVWPSTTRTATTAGSTVPAALRGREYLRVSQDDSGRQRSVTEQHDDNERSTGRHGIGITGRPYVDNGISASRYTDKTRDDFARLMADLESGAFGADVLVLWENSRGSRETLEWLQLMKSCERRDVKIFITSDNQLYDLSHWKDRRNLREDASDSETESDKISMRNRRTSAAMAEQGRPNGVAPHGYKPVYDEKTGKLVNWVENPDESTVPKALFERLRKGQSLRSIARDFEALGYVNRSGKPFSDQHLRSMALRPAYGGYRVHSPKSRGRSFKAQQEDATLTRAIWDALVDKETFWAVRRMLLAPERRTTRTGRAKHVLTMTLRCDVCSGPMAVTRAYYVCRDKTCTTINKAAVDAVIIGDPKDPQKYGLILAYLASDRVYEDFASSPEDSASAEQIRAEIARLRANKDEMEGPEADKAESLAEVRMIARKVTELEE from the coding sequence ATGCTCGATGTATGGCCTTCAACGACGCGCACAGCCACCACTGCCGGATCCACCGTCCCCGCCGCGCTCCGGGGCCGTGAGTATCTGCGGGTGTCTCAGGACGACTCCGGGCGGCAGCGCTCCGTCACGGAGCAGCACGACGACAACGAGCGCTCCACCGGACGCCACGGGATAGGAATCACCGGCAGGCCCTATGTGGACAACGGGATCAGCGCGAGCCGGTATACGGACAAGACCCGCGACGACTTCGCGCGGCTGATGGCCGACCTGGAGTCGGGTGCGTTCGGCGCTGACGTGCTGGTCTTATGGGAGAACTCACGCGGGTCCCGCGAGACCCTGGAATGGCTCCAGCTCATGAAGAGCTGCGAGCGCCGGGACGTGAAGATCTTCATCACCAGCGACAACCAGCTCTACGACCTGTCTCACTGGAAGGACCGGCGCAACCTCCGCGAGGATGCGTCGGACTCCGAGACGGAGAGCGACAAGATCAGCATGCGCAACCGCCGTACCTCCGCAGCGATGGCGGAGCAGGGCCGCCCGAACGGAGTGGCCCCGCACGGCTACAAACCGGTCTACGACGAGAAGACGGGCAAACTCGTCAACTGGGTGGAGAACCCCGACGAGTCCACGGTGCCCAAGGCGCTGTTCGAGCGGCTCCGCAAGGGCCAGTCCCTGAGGTCGATCGCCCGGGACTTCGAAGCTCTGGGCTACGTCAACCGGTCCGGCAAGCCGTTCAGCGATCAGCATCTGCGGTCCATGGCGCTGCGCCCGGCCTACGGCGGATACCGGGTGCACTCGCCCAAGAGTCGAGGCCGGTCGTTCAAGGCACAGCAGGAAGACGCGACGCTGACCCGCGCCATCTGGGATGCACTCGTGGACAAAGAGACCTTCTGGGCCGTGCGCCGCATGCTGCTTGCCCCGGAGCGCCGTACGACACGCACGGGGCGCGCGAAGCATGTACTGACTATGACCCTGCGGTGCGACGTGTGCTCGGGGCCGATGGCCGTGACTCGTGCCTACTACGTGTGCCGTGACAAGACGTGCACGACGATCAACAAGGCGGCCGTGGACGCGGTGATCATCGGCGATCCGAAGGACCCCCAGAAGTACGGGCTGATCCTGGCCTACCTCGCCAGCGACCGAGTATATGAGGACTTCGCCTCTTCCCCGGAGGACTCGGCCAGCGCGGAGCAGATCAGGGCTGAGATCGCGCGCCTACGGGCGAACAAGGACGAGATGGAAGGGCCCGAGGCAGACAAGGCGGAGTCCCTGGCAGAGGTCCGCATGATCGCGCGGAAAGTCACCGAGCTGGAGGAGTAA
- a CDS encoding SDR family oxidoreductase: protein MSRTGLEGQVAVVTGAARGVGELLARKLSARGARVALVGLEPDELKKVSGRLHTESDWWHADVTDHEAMARVAEEVKARFGKVDIVVANAGVASGGPFVDSDPVAWRRVIEVNLIGSAVTGRAFLPVLTESRGYFLQIASLAAITPAPMMTAYCASKSGVEAFAHSLRAEVGYKGVRVGVGYLSWTDTDMVRGADRDEVMRELRQRLPWPSNRTYPLGPAVDRIVAGIERRSSHVYAQWWLRGMQSVRGYLPGLIGAVGQREMRRFEPRLQGVGKGLVGAGGAADEEARTSHTQGH from the coding sequence ATGAGCAGGACCGGCCTGGAGGGTCAGGTAGCCGTCGTCACGGGCGCGGCGCGCGGCGTGGGCGAGCTGCTGGCCCGCAAACTCTCGGCGCGCGGCGCGCGGGTGGCGCTGGTGGGTCTCGAGCCGGACGAGCTGAAGAAGGTCTCCGGCAGGCTGCACACCGAGAGCGACTGGTGGCATGCCGATGTGACCGACCACGAGGCGATGGCCCGGGTCGCCGAGGAGGTCAAGGCGCGCTTCGGCAAGGTCGACATCGTCGTCGCGAACGCGGGCGTCGCTTCGGGGGGTCCGTTCGTGGACTCGGACCCGGTCGCGTGGCGGCGGGTGATCGAGGTCAACCTGATCGGGAGTGCGGTGACGGGCCGGGCGTTCCTGCCGGTGCTGACGGAGAGCCGGGGGTACTTCCTGCAGATCGCGTCGCTGGCGGCGATCACGCCGGCGCCGATGATGACGGCGTACTGCGCGTCGAAGTCGGGTGTGGAGGCGTTTGCGCACAGCCTGCGGGCGGAGGTCGGGTACAAGGGCGTGCGGGTCGGGGTCGGTTATCTGTCCTGGACGGACACGGACATGGTGCGGGGCGCGGACCGGGACGAGGTGATGCGGGAGCTGCGGCAGCGGCTGCCGTGGCCGTCGAACCGTACGTATCCGCTCGGCCCGGCGGTGGACCGGATCGTGGCCGGGATCGAACGGCGGTCGTCGCATGTGTACGCGCAGTGGTGGCTGCGGGGGATGCAGTCGGTACGGGGCTATCTGCCGGGGCTCATCGGGGCAGTGGGGCAGCGGGAGATGCGGCGCTTCGAGCCGCGGCTGCAGGGGGTCGGGAAGGGGCTCGTGGGAGCGGGCGGGGCGGCGGACGAGGAGGCGCGTACGTCGCACACACAGGGTCATTGA
- a CDS encoding alpha/beta fold hydrolase: MSRLLRRTGFSPAPPVADRELTAGSADGSRIHVEVHGPEGAPTVVLAHGWSCSTHFWAAQVRDLAADHRVVVYDQRGHGRTPSAAVGADLLADDLEAVLGAVLAPGEKAVLAGHSMGGMTLMAASGRAAFREHAAAVLLCSTGSAGLVAESLVLPLRPGRIRTRLTRMILGARAPLGPVTPLSRRILKYGTMGPGSAPERVAECARIVHACPRASRVAWAHVLGELDLGAGVRELRVPAVVLAGTADRLTPPVHAQRLAAALPECLEVVELAGMGHMTPVEAPEAVTAKIRELVGTYLNVKANVKAKANVNVKANVKAKAKTGAGVKASAEEEVA; this comes from the coding sequence ATGAGCCGACTGCTGCGACGGACGGGCTTCTCTCCCGCCCCTCCCGTTGCCGATCGTGAACTGACCGCCGGCTCCGCCGACGGGTCGCGGATCCACGTCGAGGTGCACGGTCCCGAGGGTGCGCCCACGGTCGTGCTCGCCCACGGCTGGAGCTGCTCCACGCACTTCTGGGCAGCCCAGGTGCGGGACCTGGCGGCCGACCACCGGGTCGTCGTCTACGACCAGCGGGGCCACGGCCGTACGCCGTCGGCCGCCGTCGGTGCGGACCTCCTCGCCGACGACCTGGAAGCGGTGCTCGGGGCCGTACTCGCTCCGGGCGAGAAGGCCGTGCTCGCCGGGCACTCCATGGGCGGGATGACGCTGATGGCCGCATCCGGGCGGGCCGCCTTCCGGGAGCACGCGGCCGCCGTGCTGCTGTGCAGTACGGGCAGCGCAGGGCTGGTCGCGGAGTCGCTGGTGCTGCCGCTGCGCCCCGGGCGTATACGGACCCGGCTCACCCGGATGATCCTCGGGGCGCGGGCGCCGCTCGGGCCGGTGACGCCGCTCTCCAGGCGCATCCTCAAGTACGGGACGATGGGCCCCGGTTCGGCGCCGGAGCGGGTCGCGGAGTGCGCTCGTATCGTGCACGCCTGCCCGCGGGCTTCACGGGTGGCCTGGGCGCATGTGCTCGGTGAGCTCGATCTCGGAGCCGGTGTACGGGAGTTGAGAGTGCCCGCGGTCGTGCTGGCGGGCACCGCGGACCGGCTCACCCCACCGGTGCACGCCCAGCGGCTGGCCGCCGCGCTGCCCGAGTGTCTGGAGGTCGTGGAGCTCGCCGGCATGGGGCACATGACACCGGTGGAGGCCCCGGAGGCCGTCACCGCGAAGATCCGTGAGCTGGTCGGTACGTACCTGAACGTGAAGGCGAACGTGAAGGCGAAGGCGAACGTGAACGTGAAGGCGAACGTGAAGGCGAAGGCAAAGACAGGCGCGGGCGTGAAGGCGAGCGCCGAGGAGGAGGTCGCATGA
- a CDS encoding NAD(P)/FAD-dependent oxidoreductase, with the protein MGQHEREHERGHEHDEHEHVRVAVIGSGFGGLGAAVRLRREGITDFVVLERADAVGGTWRDNNYPGCACDVPSHLYSFSFAPNPDWPRTFSGQEHIRAYLEHVADTFRLRSHLRLNHEVRMMRWDNAELRWEIQTSQGTLTADVVVSATGPLSDPKIPEVPGLADFPGKVFHSARWDHDYDLRGKRVAMIGTGASAIQIVPSIQPDVARLTLFQRTPPWVMPRMDRKISGAERSLHRRLPFTGAARRGLLWGIRELQVQAFTKRPNQLGLIESLARANMAKSIKDPALRVKLTPSYRIGCKRILLSSSYYPALARPNVDLVASGLSEVRGSTLVAADGTETEVDAIIFGTGFHVTDMPIAERVVGAEGITLAEVWKGGMESLRGATAAGFPNWMTIIGPNTGLGNSSMILMIESQLNYMADYMRQLNVLGGRAALAARPSAVNAWNRRVQERMKRTVWSTGGCTSWYLDSSGRNTTIWPGTTGEFRSATRAVDLAEYDVVRATAPSVPAPSASAPSASAPSASGTTTVVKDAEAVR; encoded by the coding sequence ATGGGCCAGCACGAGCGCGAGCACGAGCGCGGACACGAGCACGACGAGCACGAGCATGTACGTGTGGCGGTGATCGGATCCGGGTTCGGCGGTCTGGGAGCCGCCGTCCGGCTGCGCCGCGAAGGGATCACCGACTTCGTCGTCCTGGAGCGCGCGGACGCGGTCGGCGGGACGTGGCGGGACAACAACTATCCGGGGTGCGCCTGCGATGTGCCCTCGCACCTGTACTCCTTCTCCTTCGCCCCCAACCCCGACTGGCCGCGCACCTTCTCCGGGCAGGAGCACATCCGTGCCTACCTCGAGCATGTCGCGGACACCTTCCGGCTCCGCTCCCATCTCCGCCTCAACCACGAAGTGCGGATGATGCGCTGGGACAACGCCGAGCTGCGCTGGGAGATCCAGACCTCGCAGGGGACGCTGACCGCCGACGTCGTCGTCTCCGCGACCGGGCCGCTGTCGGATCCGAAGATCCCCGAGGTTCCGGGGCTTGCCGACTTCCCGGGCAAGGTCTTCCACTCCGCCCGCTGGGACCACGACTACGACCTGCGCGGCAAGCGCGTCGCGATGATCGGGACCGGCGCCTCGGCGATCCAGATCGTGCCGTCGATCCAGCCGGACGTCGCCCGGCTGACGCTCTTCCAGCGGACCCCGCCGTGGGTGATGCCGCGGATGGACCGCAAGATCAGCGGGGCGGAGCGCTCGCTGCACCGCCGGCTGCCGTTCACCGGGGCCGCGCGGCGCGGACTGCTGTGGGGCATCCGGGAGTTGCAGGTCCAGGCCTTCACCAAGCGGCCGAATCAGCTCGGCCTCATCGAGTCCCTTGCCAGGGCCAACATGGCGAAGTCCATCAAGGACCCTGCCCTGCGCGTCAAGTTGACGCCGTCGTACCGCATCGGCTGCAAGCGCATCCTGCTGTCGAGTTCGTACTACCCCGCCCTCGCCCGGCCCAATGTGGATCTGGTCGCTTCGGGGCTCAGCGAGGTGCGCGGGTCGACGCTGGTGGCCGCCGACGGCACCGAGACCGAGGTCGACGCGATCATCTTCGGTACGGGATTCCATGTGACGGACATGCCGATCGCCGAGCGGGTGGTGGGTGCCGAGGGGATCACGCTTGCTGAGGTGTGGAAGGGCGGGATGGAGTCGCTGCGCGGCGCGACCGCGGCCGGCTTCCCCAACTGGATGACGATCATCGGCCCGAACACCGGGCTCGGGAACTCCTCGATGATCCTGATGATCGAGTCCCAGCTGAACTACATGGCCGACTACATGCGGCAGTTGAACGTTCTGGGCGGCCGCGCCGCGCTCGCCGCCCGGCCGTCGGCCGTGAACGCGTGGAACCGCCGGGTACAGGAACGGATGAAGCGGACCGTGTGGAGCACGGGTGGTTGCACCAGCTGGTACCTGGACTCCAGCGGCCGCAACACCACGATCTGGCCGGGGACGACCGGCGAGTTCCGCAGTGCGACGCGGGCGGTGGACCTCGCGGAGTACGACGTCGTGCGGGCGACGGCGCCTTCGGTGCCGGCGCCTTCAGCGTCAGCGCCGTCGGCGTCAGCACCCTCGGCGTCGGGGACGACGACGGTCGTCAAGGACGCGGAGGCCGTGCGATGA
- a CDS encoding MerR family transcriptional regulator produces MEELAKEAGITVRTLRFYRERGLIPPPRREGRIAWYDDHHLARLRTIAALLERGHTLNGIADLATAFESGRDVGEVLGLGEPTEETPVRLTPEALADYFEGEVTPENLAAALDLGYLATDGEEIVHISRRLLDVSAALVRAGVPLAAVLDAGRRVRTHADALAELFVDILRAHTAETEMDRLRPLAKSVVEAELSMALDRRMRDASAATRTEPSRPG; encoded by the coding sequence ATGGAGGAGCTGGCCAAGGAGGCCGGCATCACGGTGCGCACTCTGCGCTTCTACCGCGAGCGCGGGCTGATTCCGCCGCCACGCCGCGAGGGGCGCATCGCCTGGTACGACGACCATCACCTGGCCAGACTCCGTACGATCGCCGCCCTGCTGGAACGCGGCCACACGCTGAACGGCATCGCGGATCTCGCCACCGCCTTCGAGAGCGGGCGCGACGTCGGCGAGGTGCTCGGCCTCGGCGAACCCACCGAGGAAACTCCGGTCCGGCTCACACCGGAGGCGCTCGCCGACTATTTCGAGGGCGAGGTCACCCCGGAGAACCTGGCTGCCGCGCTGGACCTCGGCTATCTGGCGACGGACGGCGAGGAGATCGTCCACATCAGCCGCCGCCTCCTGGACGTCTCCGCGGCACTGGTCCGGGCGGGCGTCCCACTCGCCGCGGTCCTGGACGCGGGCCGCCGCGTCCGCACACACGCGGACGCGCTGGCCGAGCTGTTCGTCGACATACTGCGCGCGCACACGGCGGAGACGGAGATGGACCGGCTGCGCCCGCTGGCCAAGAGCGTCGTGGAGGCGGAACTCTCGATGGCCCTGGACCGCCGTATGCGCGACGCGTCAGCCGCCACCCGCACGGAGCCGAGCCGGCCGGGCTAG
- a CDS encoding exodeoxyribonuclease III, which yields MLTVTTVNVNGLRAAAKKGFVEWLAGTAADAICLQEVRAEAHQLPDEVREPKGWFTVHAPAAAKGRAGVSLYTRREPDRVRIGFGSSEFDGSGRYVEADLPGVTVASLYLPSGEVGTERQDEKMRFMAEFLPYLSELKSRAAADGREVVVCGDWNIAHQEADLKNWKGNRKNSGFLPEEREWLTRVFGEAAYVDVVRALHPDQEGPYSWWSYRGRAFDNDTGWRIDYQVATERLAERAVKAWVERAATHGERWSDHAPVTAVYEL from the coding sequence ATGCTCACCGTGACAACCGTGAATGTGAATGGGCTCCGCGCCGCAGCGAAGAAGGGCTTCGTGGAGTGGCTGGCCGGCACCGCCGCCGACGCGATCTGCCTTCAGGAGGTGCGGGCCGAGGCACATCAGCTCCCCGACGAGGTCCGGGAGCCTAAGGGCTGGTTCACGGTGCACGCCCCGGCCGCCGCGAAGGGCCGAGCGGGTGTCTCCCTCTATACGCGCCGTGAGCCCGACCGGGTGCGGATCGGATTCGGCTCGAGCGAGTTCGACGGGAGCGGGCGGTACGTCGAGGCGGACCTGCCGGGTGTCACGGTCGCGAGCCTGTATCTGCCCTCGGGCGAGGTGGGGACGGAGCGACAGGACGAGAAGATGCGGTTCATGGCGGAGTTCCTGCCGTATCTGAGCGAGCTGAAGTCGCGCGCGGCGGCGGACGGGCGCGAGGTCGTGGTCTGCGGCGACTGGAACATCGCCCACCAGGAGGCCGACCTCAAGAACTGGAAGGGCAACAGGAAGAACTCCGGGTTCCTGCCCGAGGAGCGGGAGTGGCTGACGCGGGTCTTCGGCGAGGCGGCGTACGTGGACGTGGTGCGGGCGCTGCATCCGGACCAGGAGGGGCCGTACTCCTGGTGGTCGTACCGGGGGCGTGCCTTCGACAACGACACGGGCTGGCGCATCGACTACCAGGTGGCCACGGAGCGGCTGGCGGAGCGCGCGGTGAAGGCGTGGGTCGAGCGGGCGGCGACGCACGGCGAACGGTGGAGCGACCATGCGCCGGTGACGGCGGTCTACGAGCTCTGA